A stretch of DNA from Aurantiacibacter atlanticus:
AAAACCGACGAAGAGGCCCGCGAATTGCTGCGCCTGTTCGGTTTCCCGTTCCCGGCTGACGAATCGGCCGAAGAAGAAAAGGCTGCCGCGTAAGCGGCGCAGGAGAGCTTAAGTCCAATGGCGAAACTGAGTTCCATAAACAAGAACGAGAAGCGTAAGGCTCTCGTCAAGAAATATGCAGGCAAATATGCCAAGCTAAAGGCTATTGCGGATGATGAATCGCTGGACGATTCCGAACGCATGATTGCACGCCTGAAGATGGCAGAACTGCCGCGTAATGCAAACCCAACCCGGGTGCGCAATCGTTGCAACACCACCGGCCGCCCGCGCGGCTATTACCGCAAGTTCGGGCTTTGCCGCATCGA
This window harbors:
- the rpsN gene encoding 30S ribosomal protein S14, which codes for MAKLSSINKNEKRKALVKKYAGKYAKLKAIADDESLDDSERMIARLKMAELPRNANPTRVRNRCNTTGRPRGYYRKFGLCRIELRDLANKGLIPGVTKSSW